A portion of the Clostridiales bacterium genome contains these proteins:
- a CDS encoding sporulation protein YqfD: MFQKIADFIFGKNKIEITGLNLDRLLNTLAVSGVIMRNICRVSHRIVTFDLTDKMLKKALGRIDPLWYNVRILSRRSLKSSLINFWKQRPGLLIGFVLTIIIIAVFNMFVWDIKINGNEQIADKAVFEALDSLGIKKGKLINNIDRKKLAQDLNSRLNQASLVSVEIKGVTLLINIKERIPKPQEEDQKTADEIISGYDCQITKIALLNGTALVKIGDIVKKGEVLAAAYEEYYEGSQKVKEPIRAEGEFWGKVWFSHTKYYASDGVKYIRTGAKKTKFFWELFNLKNPKSYQPAFNFYEAESSQVKINFLLPLKIHKTVYYEVKPKLIALSLEQAQELYGREILEEARQKIPKDAVILNSFIKTSEENGLIRIDAVFETELKVGARLKLTS; this comes from the coding sequence ATGTTTCAAAAAATCGCCGATTTTATTTTTGGCAAAAACAAAATAGAAATAACAGGGCTTAATTTAGATAGATTGTTAAATACTTTGGCGGTTTCGGGCGTTATTATGCGCAATATTTGCCGCGTATCACATAGGATAGTAACCTTTGATTTGACCGATAAAATGCTAAAAAAGGCGCTTGGTCGCATAGATCCCTTATGGTATAATGTGCGTATATTATCAAGACGCAGCTTGAAAAGCAGCCTTATCAACTTTTGGAAACAAAGACCAGGGTTATTGATTGGTTTTGTATTGACGATAATAATTATCGCCGTCTTTAATATGTTTGTTTGGGACATCAAAATCAACGGCAACGAGCAAATTGCCGATAAAGCGGTCTTTGAGGCGCTTGATAGTTTGGGCATAAAAAAAGGCAAATTAATCAACAATATAGACAGAAAAAAACTAGCCCAAGATTTAAACTCGCGACTAAACCAAGCAAGTCTTGTAAGCGTGGAAATCAAAGGCGTTACTTTGCTAATCAATATCAAAGAACGCATCCCAAAACCGCAAGAAGAAGACCAAAAAACGGCGGACGAAATAATCAGCGGATACGATTGCCAAATTACCAAGATTGCGCTGCTTAATGGAACGGCTTTGGTCAAAATAGGGGACATAGTAAAAAAAGGCGAAGTTTTGGCGGCGGCTTACGAGGAATATTACGAGGGAAGCCAAAAAGTCAAAGAGCCTATAAGGGCGGAGGGCGAATTTTGGGGCAAGGTTTGGTTTTCGCATACCAAATATTACGCTAGCGACGGCGTAAAGTACATAAGAACGGGCGCCAAAAAAACCAAATTTTTTTGGGAATTGTTTAATTTAAAAAACCCAAAAAGTTATCAGCCTGCGTTTAACTTTTACGAGGCCGAAAGCAGCCAAGTCAAGATTAATTTTTTATTGCCGCTTAAAATACATAAGACCGTATATTATGAAGTCAAGCCGAAGTTGATTGCGCTGTCATTAGAGCAAGCCCAAGAGCTTTACGGGCGGGAAATTTTGGAAGAGGCAAGGCAAAAAATCCCAAAAGACGCCGTAATTTTAAACAGCTTTATCAAAACAAGCGAAGAAAACGGGCTTATAAGGATAGACGCGGTCTTTGAAACCGAATTAAAAGTGGGCGCAAGGCTAAAATTAACATCGTAG
- the ybeY gene encoding rRNA maturation RNase YbeY → MKIISENAVKPFYKKIFKTAIKMLGQPKYLSLGLNFMTKDEIKELNKITRSIEEPTDVLSYPNLKLLAGEKADKDVFTSEYDRTTRALFLGEIVICEEIAQEQAIEYGHSLKRELGFLFVHGLLHLLGYDHIHPEDQKIMRYWQDKILSQLKLDR, encoded by the coding sequence ATGAAAATTATATCCGAAAACGCGGTAAAGCCGTTTTATAAAAAGATATTCAAAACAGCTATTAAGATGTTAGGCCAGCCCAAATACTTGTCTTTGGGGCTTAATTTTATGACCAAGGACGAGATAAAAGAGCTCAACAAAATAACCCGCTCCATTGAAGAGCCTACGGACGTGCTGAGCTATCCGAATCTAAAACTATTAGCCGGCGAAAAAGCCGATAAAGATGTATTTACATCGGAGTATGACCGCACAACGCGCGCCTTATTTTTGGGCGAGATTGTCATTTGCGAAGAAATAGCCCAGGAGCAAGCTATTGAATACGGCCATTCTCTAAAACGCGAATTGGGATTTTTGTTTGTCCATGGCCTATTGCATTTGCTTGGCTATGACCATATCCATCCCGAAGACCAAAAGATAATGCGATATTGGCAAGACAAAATTTTATCCCAATTGAAATTAGACAGATAA
- a CDS encoding HDIG domain-containing protein codes for MNETKPIENNNKKVSDNNKKIIFANSIIIFACVIFLLAVAIIRFNIIDGRPLDKTIIPYANLLVIFALCFCVILFALKYLDPKNYNTKMFGVICFVIAINYAVCILIEKLSVFAMPVTLTVLLLSVFTNTKTAFLGNVFSMLMLHITLMAMAVSAEQPIPQMLLPIMIFTITAGTILSIVINTDIRRLTYVINGVAVNLISLPIIILYQLIIAPQSFMELLGELPFIAFMVLGSVLLALLFQPIIEAMFNINSNFRFMELCDHHRPLLLRLAKTAPGTFNHSLTVANLAETCARAINENTYFARAAAYYHDVGKLYNNNMRFFKENQFSDVNPHDGLTPEVSCDIIRKHASQGKQICAEYRIPQEIADITAEHHGTMPIFYFYNKAKEMTDREINIKEYCYQGPIPSSKVAAIIMICDAAEATVRAMKEPTYEKVEKIVKDIIDQRLRYGQFDNCDITLKELAIIKNTIVHAFGGLYHERIQYPEV; via the coding sequence ATGAACGAGACAAAACCGATAGAAAATAATAATAAAAAAGTATCAGATAACAACAAAAAAATAATCTTTGCCAATTCCATAATAATATTCGCCTGCGTCATATTTTTATTGGCGGTAGCGATTATAAGGTTTAATATAATAGACGGCAGGCCGTTAGACAAGACTATTATTCCTTATGCCAATCTTTTGGTTATTTTCGCCCTATGTTTTTGCGTAATTTTATTCGCGTTAAAATATCTTGATCCAAAAAATTATAACACCAAAATGTTTGGCGTAATTTGCTTTGTAATAGCTATAAATTACGCCGTTTGCATTTTGATAGAAAAATTAAGCGTCTTCGCGATGCCCGTTACCCTTACGGTATTGCTTTTGAGCGTCTTTACCAACACAAAAACGGCTTTTTTGGGCAATGTCTTTAGCATGCTTATGCTTCATATTACGCTTATGGCGATGGCGGTATCGGCCGAGCAGCCCATACCCCAAATGCTATTGCCCATTATGATTTTTACCATAACAGCGGGCACAATTTTGTCAATTGTTATCAATACCGATATCAGAAGGCTTACATATGTAATTAATGGCGTCGCCGTCAACCTGATTAGCTTGCCAATTATAATCTTATATCAGCTTATAATAGCGCCCCAATCTTTTATGGAATTATTGGGCGAGTTGCCATTTATCGCTTTTATGGTTTTGGGATCTGTCTTGTTGGCGCTGTTGTTTCAGCCCATAATAGAAGCCATGTTTAATATCAATTCCAACTTTAGATTTATGGAACTTTGCGACCACCACAGACCGTTATTGTTAAGGCTGGCAAAGACCGCCCCCGGAACATTCAACCATTCTTTGACGGTGGCCAACTTGGCGGAAACTTGCGCAAGGGCGATTAACGAAAATACGTATTTTGCCCGGGCAGCCGCTTATTATCACGATGTGGGCAAGTTATATAACAATAACATGAGATTTTTTAAAGAAAACCAATTTAGCGATGTTAACCCGCATGACGGGCTTACTCCCGAGGTTTCATGCGATATTATAAGAAAGCACGCGTCCCAAGGCAAACAAATATGCGCCGAATACCGCATACCCCAAGAGATAGCGGACATTACAGCGGAGCACCATGGCACAATGCCTATATTTTATTTTTATAACAAGGCAAAAGAAATGACCGACAGGGAAATCAATATAAAAGAATACTGCTACCAAGGCCCTATACCGTCTTCTAAGGTCGCGGCTATAATAATGATTTGCGACGCGGCCGAGGCGACCGTGCGCGCGATGAAAGAACCCACATACGAAAAAGTTGAGAAAATTGTAAAAGACATAATTGACCAGCGCTTAAGATACGGTCAGTTTGACAATTGCGATATTACTTTAAAAGAACTCGCCATTATAAAAAATACCATTGTCCACGCTTTCGGCGGTCTTTATCACGAGAGAATTCAATACCCGGAAGTTTAA
- a CDS encoding redox-sensing transcriptional repressor Rex gives MGDKTLSKELIARLPRYFRYLDDYMNVGIKKVSSGELSHKMNVTASQIRHDLGHFTVSGQQGYGYNVKELYEEIKRVLGLNEEKKVIIVGAGNIGKALISHRMFRNRGFRLIGVFDIAEMPDIAGHRVYPISQLPDFIQEHKPDIAILSVPSQEASIVAKELISLGIKALLNFCYVDLDVPEDVIVENVHLRDNLMVLAYKYDNLIKKKKK, from the coding sequence ATGGGGGATAAAACTCTTTCAAAAGAACTGATCGCGCGACTTCCTAGATATTTTAGATATCTTGACGATTATATGAATGTAGGGATAAAAAAGGTCTCCTCGGGCGAGTTGTCCCATAAAATGAATGTTACCGCCTCGCAAATCAGGCATGATTTGGGACATTTCACCGTTTCGGGACAGCAAGGCTACGGCTATAATGTCAAAGAACTATACGAAGAAATAAAAAGGGTTTTGGGGCTTAATGAGGAAAAGAAGGTAATAATTGTGGGCGCGGGCAATATCGGCAAGGCGCTTATATCCCACAGGATGTTTAGGAACAGGGGTTTTAGATTAATCGGCGTGTTTGACATAGCCGAGATGCCGGACATCGCGGGACATCGCGTGTATCCGATAAGCCAATTGCCTGATTTTATACAAGAACATAAGCCCGACATCGCTATACTGTCCGTGCCCTCCCAAGAAGCTTCCATAGTGGCCAAAGAATTAATCTCGCTCGGCATAAAGGCGTTGCTTAATTTTTGTTATGTTGATTTGGATGTGCCCGAAGATGTTATCGTGGAAAATGTCCATTTAAGGGACAACCTGATGGTGTTGGCTTATAAGTATGACAACCTTATCAAGAAAAAAAAGAAATAA
- a CDS encoding PhoH family protein gives MTEYININSDKMLRLFGAYDENIKLISESYGVTIRQKDNFIEISGADEAVEQAKLLMDKLCELLDKGYEISKEKVMAGIDLARLNRLDEIVSISAETIAVTSKGRPIKCKTLGQKEYVEAIKNNTIVFGIGPAGTGKTYLAVALASAAYKKREVEKIILTRPAIEAGEKLGFLPGDLQTKVDPYLRPLYDALQEMFGMDNYLKLLERGIIEVAPLAYMRGRTLSNAFIILDEAQNTTILQMKMFLTRLGNDSKVVVNGDTTQTDLPPGVTSGLFHATKILTGIKGIATVTLTSKDIVRNPLVRSIISAYDNDTKNIQGKTDERDKTDRK, from the coding sequence TTGACAGAATACATTAATATTAATTCGGATAAGATGCTCAGACTTTTCGGAGCATACGATGAAAATATCAAGTTAATCAGCGAAAGCTATGGAGTGACAATTAGGCAAAAAGACAATTTTATAGAAATTTCAGGCGCCGACGAAGCGGTAGAGCAAGCCAAGCTGTTAATGGACAAGCTGTGCGAGCTTTTGGACAAAGGCTATGAGATAAGCAAAGAAAAGGTCATGGCGGGCATAGACTTGGCGCGGCTTAACAGGCTTGACGAGATAGTTTCAATCAGCGCCGAAACAATAGCGGTGACATCCAAAGGCAGACCCATAAAATGCAAAACCTTGGGCCAAAAAGAGTATGTGGAAGCAATCAAAAATAATACCATAGTATTTGGCATAGGCCCGGCGGGAACGGGCAAGACCTATCTTGCCGTGGCCTTGGCTTCGGCCGCTTACAAAAAGCGCGAGGTGGAAAAAATCATCCTAACCCGCCCGGCCATAGAAGCGGGCGAAAAGCTCGGGTTTTTGCCGGGCGATCTCCAGACCAAGGTTGACCCGTATTTGAGGCCTTTGTATGACGCTTTGCAAGAGATGTTCGGCATGGACAATTACCTTAAATTACTGGAACGCGGAATTATTGAAGTCGCGCCTTTGGCGTATATGCGCGGGCGCACTTTGTCTAACGCGTTTATTATCCTTGACGAGGCACAAAACACCACAATATTGCAGATGAAAATGTTCTTGACAAGACTTGGAAATGATAGTAAGGTTGTTGTTAACGGCGACACCACCCAGACCGACTTGCCGCCGGGCGTGACAAGCGGGCTGTTTCACGCGACCAAAATATTGACAGGTATCAAAGGAATAGCCACGGTAACGTTAACTTCCAAAGATATAGTCCGCAATCCTTTGGTTAGAAGCATAATTTCGGCTTATGACAATGATACCAAAAACATCCAAGGTAAAACCGATGAACGAGACAAAACCGATAGAAAATAA
- a CDS encoding sel1 repeat family protein: LAEKGYPEAQTYLGDFFKTGHGVEKDYKKAVYWYSKAAQNNYPKAQFALGVCYELGLGVNQDYKGAVYWYAQAARNGYAEGEFALGICYFYGKGVDKDYENATSLFIKAAQKGHVSAQCNAAYCFQHGIGVERNYAEAARWYYESAKKKDALAQLKLSYLYENGLGVTKDIEKAVFFNIKSAENGNMEAQYQLGLRFLKGDGVAKDLNAAKKWITAAAVRKHPEALNLLRQLRLEKKEK, from the coding sequence CTTGCCGAAAAAGGCTATCCCGAAGCCCAAACTTATTTGGGCGATTTTTTCAAAACAGGGCACGGCGTAGAAAAGGATTATAAAAAAGCGGTCTATTGGTACTCAAAAGCCGCCCAAAATAATTATCCAAAAGCCCAGTTCGCTTTGGGCGTATGTTATGAGTTGGGTCTGGGCGTAAACCAAGATTATAAAGGCGCGGTTTATTGGTATGCCCAAGCGGCGCGAAACGGCTATGCCGAGGGGGAGTTCGCGCTTGGGATTTGTTATTTTTACGGAAAAGGCGTAGATAAAGATTATGAAAACGCCACCAGCTTGTTTATTAAAGCGGCGCAAAAAGGCCATGTGTCCGCCCAATGCAACGCGGCGTATTGTTTTCAACACGGCATAGGCGTTGAAAGAAATTACGCCGAAGCGGCAAGGTGGTATTACGAATCCGCCAAAAAGAAAGACGCTTTGGCCCAATTGAAACTTTCCTATTTGTATGAAAACGGGCTGGGCGTCACCAAAGACATTGAAAAAGCTGTTTTTTTTAATATTAAGTCGGCCGAAAACGGCAACATGGAAGCCCAATACCAATTGGGGTTGAGATTTTTAAAAGGCGACGGCGTCGCCAAAGACTTAAACGCCGCTAAAAAATGGATAACCGCCGCCGCCGTTAGAAAGCATCCTGAGGCGCTTAACTTATTAAGGCAGCTCAGATTGGAAAAAAAAGAAAAATAA